The following proteins come from a genomic window of Eretmochelys imbricata isolate rEreImb1 chromosome 11, rEreImb1.hap1, whole genome shotgun sequence:
- the HOXD3 gene encoding homeobox protein Hox-D3 isoform X1 gives MLSEQGPQALAIPESKMQKTAYYDNSGLFGGYTYSKADAYSYSSTHQPYTQAALDTDYPSSACSIQSSAPIRAPTHKSSELNGSCMRTNGGSQAGSQPPGIGEQQQPPALPPSSPPNPTSAAPPKKTKGGPNSSSSSTATISKQIFPWMKESRQNSKQKNTCAASGDNCEDKSPPGPASKRVRTAYTSAQLVELEKEFHFNRYLCRPRRVEMANLLNLTERQIKIWFQNRRMKYKKDQKAKGIMHSPVGQSPDRSPPLSGPNHVGYSSQLPTVNSLSYDAPSPTSFAKSQQNMYGLAAYTAPLSSCLPQQKRYPGAEYDHHTMQSSGGFANPNLQGSPVYVGGNFVDSMPAPGPMFNIGHLSHPSSASVDYSCAAQIPGNHHHGPCDPHPTYTDLTSHHTSQGRIQEAPKLTHL, from the exons ATGTTATCTGAGCAGGGTCCCCAGGCCTTGGCGATCCCAGAGAGCAAGATGCAGAAAACCGCTTACTACGATAACTCGGGGCTCTTCGGGGGCTACACGTACAGCAAAGCCGACGCCTACAGCTACAGCTCGACCCACCAGCCTTATACACAAGCCGCCCTGGACACAGACTACCCGAGCTCCGCCTGCTCCATCCAGAGCTCGGCTCCCATCCGAGCCCCAACCCACAAGAGCAGCGAGCTGAATGGCAGCTGCATGCGGACCAACGGCGGCAGCCAAGCAGGCAGTCAGCCCCCGGGTATAggcgagcagcagcagccgcctgcGCTGCCGCCTTCCTCCCCACCGAACCCCACCAGTGCGGCCCCCCCGAAAAAAACCAAAGGCGGCCCCAATTCCTCCAGCTCTTCCACGGCCACCATTAGCAAACAGATCTTCCCCTGGATGAAAGAGTCCCGGCAGAACTCCAAGCAGAAAAACACCTGCGCTGCTTCAG GAGACAACTGCGAAGATAAAAGTCCCCCCGGCCCGGCTTCCAAGCGAGTCCGCACCGCCTATACCAGCGCGCAGCTGGTGGAGCTGGAGAAGGAGTTTCATTTCAACCGCTATCTCTGCCGCCCACGCAGGGTGGAAATGGCCAATCTTCTGAACCTGACGGAGCGCCAGATAAAGATCTGGTTCCAGAACAGGAGAATGAAGTACAAAAAAGACCAGAAAGCCAAAGGGATCATGCACTCTCCTGTAGGACAGTCCCCTGACCGAAGTCCACCCTTAAGTGGCCCAAATCACGTAGGATATTCCAGCCAGCTTCCAACTGTAAATAGTCTTAGCTATGATGCTCCTTCGCCAACATCCTTTGCCAAATCACAGCAAAACATGTATGGCCTGGCTGCTTACACAGCACCTCTCAGCAGCTGCTTACCCCAGCAGAAACGGTACCCGGGAGCAGAGTATGACCATCACACCATGCAAAGCAGCGGCGGCTTTGCCAATCCCAATCTGCAGGGCAGCCCCGTTTATGTCGGAGGTAATTTTGTTGATTCCATGCCAGCTCCTGGCCCAATGTTCAATATCGGCCATCTTTCTCATCCTTCATCTGCTAGCGTGGACTACAGCTGCGCTGCTCAGATCCCAGGCAACCATCACCATGGACCTTGTGACCCTCATCCTACATACACAGATCTTACTTCTCACCACACATCTCAGGGAAGGATTCAGGAAGCACCCAAACTAACGCATCTGTAG
- the HOXD3 gene encoding homeobox protein Hox-D3 isoform X2, translated as MQKTAYYDNSGLFGGYTYSKADAYSYSSTHQPYTQAALDTDYPSSACSIQSSAPIRAPTHKSSELNGSCMRTNGGSQAGSQPPGIGEQQQPPALPPSSPPNPTSAAPPKKTKGGPNSSSSSTATISKQIFPWMKESRQNSKQKNTCAASDNCEDKSPPGPASKRVRTAYTSAQLVELEKEFHFNRYLCRPRRVEMANLLNLTERQIKIWFQNRRMKYKKDQKAKGIMHSPVGQSPDRSPPLSGPNHVGYSSQLPTVNSLSYDAPSPTSFAKSQQNMYGLAAYTAPLSSCLPQQKRYPGAEYDHHTMQSSGGFANPNLQGSPVYVGGNFVDSMPAPGPMFNIGHLSHPSSASVDYSCAAQIPGNHHHGPCDPHPTYTDLTSHHTSQGRIQEAPKLTHL; from the exons ATGCAGAAAACCGCTTACTACGATAACTCGGGGCTCTTCGGGGGCTACACGTACAGCAAAGCCGACGCCTACAGCTACAGCTCGACCCACCAGCCTTATACACAAGCCGCCCTGGACACAGACTACCCGAGCTCCGCCTGCTCCATCCAGAGCTCGGCTCCCATCCGAGCCCCAACCCACAAGAGCAGCGAGCTGAATGGCAGCTGCATGCGGACCAACGGCGGCAGCCAAGCAGGCAGTCAGCCCCCGGGTATAggcgagcagcagcagccgcctgcGCTGCCGCCTTCCTCCCCACCGAACCCCACCAGTGCGGCCCCCCCGAAAAAAACCAAAGGCGGCCCCAATTCCTCCAGCTCTTCCACGGCCACCATTAGCAAACAGATCTTCCCCTGGATGAAAGAGTCCCGGCAGAACTCCAAGCAGAAAAACACCTGCGCTGCTTCAG ACAACTGCGAAGATAAAAGTCCCCCCGGCCCGGCTTCCAAGCGAGTCCGCACCGCCTATACCAGCGCGCAGCTGGTGGAGCTGGAGAAGGAGTTTCATTTCAACCGCTATCTCTGCCGCCCACGCAGGGTGGAAATGGCCAATCTTCTGAACCTGACGGAGCGCCAGATAAAGATCTGGTTCCAGAACAGGAGAATGAAGTACAAAAAAGACCAGAAAGCCAAAGGGATCATGCACTCTCCTGTAGGACAGTCCCCTGACCGAAGTCCACCCTTAAGTGGCCCAAATCACGTAGGATATTCCAGCCAGCTTCCAACTGTAAATAGTCTTAGCTATGATGCTCCTTCGCCAACATCCTTTGCCAAATCACAGCAAAACATGTATGGCCTGGCTGCTTACACAGCACCTCTCAGCAGCTGCTTACCCCAGCAGAAACGGTACCCGGGAGCAGAGTATGACCATCACACCATGCAAAGCAGCGGCGGCTTTGCCAATCCCAATCTGCAGGGCAGCCCCGTTTATGTCGGAGGTAATTTTGTTGATTCCATGCCAGCTCCTGGCCCAATGTTCAATATCGGCCATCTTTCTCATCCTTCATCTGCTAGCGTGGACTACAGCTGCGCTGCTCAGATCCCAGGCAACCATCACCATGGACCTTGTGACCCTCATCCTACATACACAGATCTTACTTCTCACCACACATCTCAGGGAAGGATTCAGGAAGCACCCAAACTAACGCATCTGTAG